A single genomic interval of bacterium harbors:
- a CDS encoding acetyl-CoA acetyltransferase, translating into MLNPNTPVLVGVAQLLNRIEALDEALEPVEMMFRASALAERDTGASGVLKQIQSVRVIRGIWGYENPAAHIAERVGAHGAQTVGTLFGGNQNQAIINHTALEILGGELDLVLITGAENGYSASKARKAGVDLARTSAPGDYDLLIGSQKPEHHRYELAKGIQSPIQIYPMYENAIRFQRGETLSGHLERVSELWSRFNDVAQANPHAWVRQNVSAEQIRTPSSGNRAISFPYTKLMNANMMVDMGAALIMCSVGKAKQLGIDSNRWIYPLAGAQGYDHFSASVRDNFYTSPGIRITGARVLDLAQIEVGDLAFVDLYSCFPSAVQVAADELGLSQEDPLTVTGGLTFGGGPLNNYVMHSIARMVELLRVNPGARGLITANGGNLYKHAHGVYSSAPPERDFRFANVQAEIDALPARECLPAYKGDVTIESYTVMFSPDGPSIGHFSCLTHEGQRVWANTKDRDLLQAMQTEEFCGRPARLDEREEIALRS; encoded by the coding sequence ATGCTGAATCCGAATACGCCCGTTCTGGTGGGTGTGGCTCAACTTCTCAATCGCATCGAAGCACTCGACGAAGCTCTCGAGCCCGTCGAGATGATGTTCCGTGCAAGTGCCTTGGCCGAGCGAGACACGGGCGCCTCTGGGGTGCTGAAGCAGATTCAATCGGTGCGCGTGATTCGCGGTATCTGGGGCTACGAGAACCCGGCCGCCCATATCGCAGAGCGCGTCGGCGCGCACGGCGCGCAGACTGTAGGCACACTCTTCGGAGGCAACCAGAACCAGGCCATCATCAATCACACGGCGTTGGAAATTCTCGGCGGTGAACTGGATCTGGTGCTGATCACCGGTGCGGAGAACGGTTACAGCGCCAGCAAGGCTCGCAAGGCGGGCGTCGATCTGGCCAGAACATCGGCTCCGGGTGATTACGATCTCTTGATCGGTTCCCAGAAACCCGAACACCACCGGTACGAACTCGCCAAGGGTATTCAAAGTCCGATCCAGATCTATCCGATGTACGAGAATGCAATCCGCTTTCAGCGCGGTGAGACCTTGTCCGGACATCTGGAGCGCGTGTCGGAACTCTGGTCGCGCTTCAATGACGTGGCGCAGGCCAATCCGCACGCGTGGGTGCGCCAGAACGTGTCGGCCGAGCAGATTCGCACGCCGTCGTCGGGCAATCGCGCGATCAGCTTTCCGTACACGAAGCTCATGAACGCCAATATGATGGTCGATATGGGCGCGGCGCTGATCATGTGTTCGGTCGGCAAGGCAAAGCAACTCGGGATCGACTCGAACCGGTGGATCTATCCGCTCGCCGGAGCGCAAGGCTACGATCACTTCTCCGCGTCGGTTCGCGATAACTTCTACACCTCGCCCGGTATTCGAATTACGGGCGCGCGCGTGCTCGATCTCGCGCAGATAGAAGTGGGTGATCTCGCATTCGTGGACCTGTACAGCTGTTTCCCCTCGGCAGTACAGGTGGCCGCCGATGAACTCGGTCTGTCGCAAGAAGATCCGTTGACCGTGACTGGGGGGCTGACCTTCGGTGGGGGGCCCCTCAACAACTATGTCATGCACAGCATTGCGCGCATGGTGGAGTTATTGCGCGTGAACCCCGGCGCCCGCGGGCTGATCACGGCCAACGGCGGAAATCTCTACAAGCACGCGCACGGCGTCTACTCGAGTGCGCCCCCGGAGCGGGACTTCCGGTTTGCCAATGTCCAGGCGGAGATCGATGCCCTTCCGGCTCGCGAATGCCTGCCAGCGTATAAGGGCGATGTCACGATCGAGTCCTATACCGTCATGTTCTCGCCAGACGGACCGTCGATCGGGCACTTTTCGTGTCTGACGCATGAAGGTCAGCGCGTCTGGGCGAACACGAAAGACCGCGACCTCCTGCAGGCGATGCAAACCGAGGAATTCTGCGGTCGCCCGGCCAGGCTGGACGAGCGAGAAGAGATCGCTCTCAGGTCTTGA